Part of the Plasmodium vinckei vinckei genome assembly, chromosome: PVVCY_13 genome, ATCATCATCGTCGTCATCATCATCGTCGTcatcttcttcttcatctTCGTCTTCATcctcttcttcttcttcctcCTCCTCTTCCTCTTCTTCCTCTTCCTCTTCTTCTTCTCCTTGTTCGTTTTCACGATCTTTAGCTTCTAATCCTGGAATATGTTCTTCATCTTCATCATGCTCATATTCTTCCTCCTTATAGTCACTTTGTATTTGATTATCAAATTGTTCCCCTGAAATTTCTACATCCTCTTCCTGATTATCTTCTTCTTCAAACGTATTATTTAGGCTGTCATCTGATATATGATccatactatttttttaaaaaaactttCTAATTATGGAACGtactttatatatatttttttacacctatatgtatttatatgcgtttatttatatgaactACCTAAAagttgaaaatataaattttccaaatataattttttaattggtTTTAAGAACATATTATGTAATTATTTACAGATATGTttatgcataaaaaattggaaaaaataataaatagataataaatgaaaataaaaatgataacaataattatataccaATAGTAATATAATAGCAATAATACGTAGATATGTGGATAGCTAACATACAAAAGAGCACAGAATTTCCTTTATCATGcctttctttatttatttaatttcattgtacatatatattatacataacTACGctcaatttaaaaaattcgatacaaaaaattataaaatagcaACAagtacatattatatatatataatatatttcaacTCCTTTACTATTCCAGcgttatatataattttttttctatatatattatattatgcatatgaGTTAAGGTGCTCATATgggtatatataataaatgcattattataatgctttataaattaataaaataatgaataatatatagcatcgctaaatattaatgtaacggaaatatttatatttatagtatatatttatttatatattttagcatttatgtataacaaaaaataaacccaggtatattttttatattattccttttttggcagtttgaaaaaaacccttttcaattatttctatatatatgccGATATAAAATGGGATGTACATacatactatatatatatatatatatatttcatgtTGTATTAATAACAcgtattattatatagtgGAAATTAATGGCCTTGGCAAAATTTGAtgatattgaaaaatttccttttttatatccaaATATCGAAGGCcattacatataaattattttatattatcagtGGAAACTTTTctatgatgaaaaaaaaatgaaaaatcaTAGCAATATATTTCAAGGGGTGTCAGCAAACACATGAATAAATAGTTTACATAAACAagttcatatattttatatattctaaACTTAATATTTCTATGAGTATATATAGTAGGGACTATATTTtaccaaaataaaatttttttttaaaacacacttttctatttctttatactttttctttaaatcatgtaaaatatatgattttttatttattctgATATTTGTGATAACATTATCAAATAGGGATTGAGCcatttaaaacaaatgaaagTCTACATATCCATATGGTTATGCGAAATGTTTttcttaaattttatacCACCATTAAGTTATAAGATTTGAGGTAAACAATGTgtgtatatgtatatatttggtATATGGGTGtttaaaatgaataatgtgataaaaaaaaagataagtaaaaatttttaattatccatagacacaaaaaaatgatatggaattagcatattttttcattgtaTTTAAATTAGAAGAAACTGATAATGCATGTTTAAGAATATATGGGTGTACTTATGTAAAATGATGTTTTAGAAACATAAGGtacaaaaatttattaaataacaAATCGAAAGAAAAAGGATATGAATATTTGgttgtatattttaaaaagatattgcaattttttaaatcggTTTTAGcaaaacattttaatgAGTAAATTAGGATGGACATTTTtgtttgttaatttttctaaagCTCAAATGTCGAATTTATTATAGATATTATTTTGGAATCTTATTtagtttattttgtaaatcattaattaaatcttttaacttttttataaagtCTTCATAAATAGGAGTTATGAAATCAATTAATTCTGATATCCTTATATCTTGGTTACttacattttcatatttcaATAATTCCAATTTTAGATTTTTGGATATGTTGTCGTTGTTTCTTATTGATTCTAAAACCCCCCTTTTTGCTTCTccttttccatattttaaaatgatATGACTTTTATTAAGTTCGTTTATTTGAATCAAgctatttaatttttttaatgtaaaGTCACAAacattctttattttttctttttgttgATTTATATAAGCATTTGGAGAATTGAAAATGTGGGTTTTTTTGcctgtaaaaaaaaagttataattatagcatttttaaaacacacacacattatatatgcatgtatatatatgtctaTTACTTTCAATGAAAGATCGAAGAATTCCATCTATAACATTCAATTTTTCTTCTGGAACAAAACTGTATTTTGATAGACTATAAAATGAgaagcatatatatatgtttattttgtgAGTAGCAaaacattaaaatataCGAGTCATCCTTTTtggtattatatatacaacaaaataaatcacATTTAATTATTCTTAAAACTTACAGTTTCACAACATCATCAGAAGTATCTTCAAACGAAGCTTCTACGTCAAGAAATAAATCTTTTATAGTCTGCTTTATTGCATTTATATCATCACTAAAGTCATCAGaaattttatcaaattCTTCAACGatctaaatataaaaattaaaaggaaaaaaatattcatttgatattcatttttgtgtgtttttgtttaattattattcttatatgtcaatatatattggattttaaaaaatgaataccTTATTTTTCGACTGATCAATATTAGTATCTTTCTTATTATGTTTATCTAAAGAGATATTATGTCCTTTTGGGTCAATGtctaaaaacaaaaaaaaataataataaataaaacttcTTCACAATACTTACGAAGGTTCACAATTGGgggtataaatatataagtttaaaaataatttttatattccctcataataaatgttttatgagttgtatgtatatatatagcttCTCTTATGTTGtgtaagaaaatatttatacttcattcatatttatttatcatatatatgcatgtattatttttcgttacttaaattaaaagatacaacacattttaaaattataaataggACTAAAATGGTAGTTGATATTTTCATTGTGCTAAACGCTATGTGATAATTAATGAGAGTTGGCTTTTGTGTATTTGTGTTTCAAATCATGAAACCTTAAATTATTGTTGTATATAGGTTTTACACATAAAAgcacaaatttatattattgtgTGAAACCACActttttgtattaaaagacaaataataaataaataaaaaggaagGTGTCTGtttcatattataaattatatatatgtataattaaaGACAACATAAGGAtgtgttatattttttttgtgtctGGAGTAAAACGGGAAAGAAGTATATCCAAATAATATGTGACaggttttcattttataaattaagcAAATGCGGAATATTATTTCAAATGagaaatttataattgcccataacatatataagtgtgctacatttttaaaggCAAAACttctcattttttattaaacgAGTGacgattaaaaaaaattgagcACATAAAAACTCCGCAAATATTggtattaaattaaaaaaataatataaacatgcataaataatttttttttggctaGCCACAAAAGTTCATACTATATTGTCAATGGTATACATTTTAATGGGAATTAAAGTACAATTTcatatgaaaaagaaaataaaaaataatatatcaattgtatacacatatatttattcgaCACAAATCCCCTGTGTTGTATGTTAGACatgttaattttatatatccaGGAAGTGTTagcaaaaaatttatattattataattttttaaacatgcatgtaaaaagaaaaataaaacaaaatcggtaaaataaaaaattaagctGATAATGGTCATAAATTGGTTGTACTATTTAGGGTGTAGACTTAAATAGCATATAACAAGACGAACTGTTCgcatttttctttaaccACTTATTCCTCCTATTCAATATATAAAGTGTAATATGTTCAGATTAATTAGTATTTAACCAAAACCGCAATATTattggaaaaatatattataataatttttctcttGAGAAAAAATCACAAATCTCATCAAACGGAAATATGTgtgtattttatatatgataaaaatttttaaacctaaagataaaatatatctatttattataataatcaccgttatttctatttatttatgtggttgcgtttaaaaaaaaagtttagttcatatatacttaaatttttttttttcaagtatttaaattatacacatttaatatattaatctATGTGTTATTTGGTTtagtatttataaaattcataataatatgagtttttattctataaataattttaataatttgtataataaaataatttcaatTATTGAGGTAAGGAACatcacatattttattgaaaattCGAGTTTGATATATAAGCACCATCAACcaaaatatatctttaaaaaatattagtgCGAGTGGGAGAaccttatatataattgttttataaaatatcatggtatttttatgcatactaatatgtgtatattagGTTAATTACATTGAAGAATTGTATTTtgttataaacaaaaaaataaaatattgtatatttgttttgtgcattttttcttgtatatatagattaagtatattatatatatgtgttgTCGTAATATCAAATATgtgataatttaatatgtaccaaattaaatagtaatatctctaaaaaaaaaaaattaatatgtacatgtaatatatataatatctatttcatttttgaaGGGCGTGAGCAagctataatttttaagaaCAAAGCTAttcgaatttttttttgaatttataattttctaaaaattccatttaaatttatgaatttttttaattaaaaatataaaatttattatatataaattttcttctatttactattatataatgcaAATTTGTGTGttatagatatatttatatattatattttttttaatatacagctttttttttttacaactaAAATGTGTGCgcgtaaaaaaatatgcatatagtaaaaaaaaaaaaaaaaaaaaaaagctggatacttaaaaaaacataaatttaCCTGACCCACGCAAATATGTTAatgttatattaaattattatttaccttCAATCGtattatttgttaattaattatatttgttacTTTCACATTCAcgccttttttatttacgttaattaaattaattatattaacataatatatttttggcTTTTATtcctatatttatttgttaaaaatgttgTTTTAAGttcttataaaaaaaatataaaacaaatatataaatatgtgtatataatatatatttatatatttgcaactttttatttgttctagctcctttttgtttttatttattttttggttcttatactattataattaaaaaaaagatttttaatatttttttgtttttttatttaatacagGAATCTATAatatactatattttttaacgttatatttttaattttgatttttctCGTTTCTcgttttttgtttttgtttttcgtttttatattgtatttctttatttaaaaatggcTGTTACAAATGAGGAATTAAAAACAGCACACAAAATTGTTAGAAGAGTTTCAAATATTGAAGCTTTTGATAAAAGTGGAATAGTTTTTAAGGTAATAGAAATtgcacatatttatttacttatttGCGCATTTTTCCCCATTTAAATTTGTCcgtaatatttatttttattttattttacattagGGATATCAAATATGGACAAATAAATCCCCAACTATCGACGAAGATCCCAATATTATGTTTGTTAAGTGTGTTGTGCAACATGGCTCTAACCAAGATAAGTTAAATGTCGTTCAAATTGACCCACCTGGAAATGGAACGGTTgatatttaaatgaaagaaaaaatatatttgaaataaaGCATGATAAATTGATATCATGGATATTATAACTATACATAAaggtgtatatataaataaatatatgtttttttatatttctttctttttagCCATACGAAATcgacataaaaaatgcatgGAATTGTAACTCACAAGTTGACCCTATGTCATTTGGTGATATTGGTTTATTAAACCATACCAATACACCCTGTGTTCTTGACTTTTTGAAGCATAGATATTTAAAGAATCAAATATACACCACCGCATGTCCTTTAATTGTTGCAATAAACCCATATAAAGATTTGGGAAACACAACTGATGAATGGATTCGTAAGTACCGTGATGCAGCTGACCACACTAGATTACCACCCCATATTTTTGCTTGCGCACGAGAAGCTTTAGCAAATTTACATGGTGTTAACAAGAGCCAAACTATTATTGTTTCTGGTGAATCTGGTGCAGGAAAAACCGAAGCaacaaaacaaattatgaaatattttgcttcatcaaaaaatggaaatatggatttatatattcaaacaGCAATTATGGCAGCTAACCCAGTTCTTGAAGCTTTTGGTAATGCTAAGACaataagaaataataacTCATCTCGTTTTGGTCGTTTTATGCAGTTGGCTATATCTCATGAAGGAGGTATACGAAACGGTTCAGTTGttgcatttttattagaAAAATCAAGAATTATAACTCAAGATGATAATGAAAGATCATAtcacatattttatcaGTTTTTAAAAGGTGCAGATAAAGACATGAAAGCTAAATTTGGTTTGAAAGACATTAAagattataaattattgaaTCCAAATTCACCTGATGTTGATGGTATAGATGATGTAAAGGACTTTCAAGAAGTAGTAAcctctttaaaaaatatgcaattaACTGATGACCAAATTGAAGTAATATTCTCAATTCTTGCTGGTATTTTAACATTAGGTAATGTTAGAATCGTAGAAAAGACTGAAGCTGGTTTATCTGATGCTGCAGGAATTCATAATGATGATATGGAAATATTTAGAAAAGCATGTGAATTAATGTTTTTAGATCCTGAATTAGTAAAGAGAGAGTTATTGATTAAAGTTACTATTGCTGGTGGAAATAGAATTGAAGGAAGATGGAATCAAAAGGATGCAGATGTATTGAAATTGTCTTTATGTAAAGCAAtgtatgaaaaattatttttatggatTATAAAGAATTTAAATAGCCGAATTGAGCCAAAAGACGGatttaaatcatttatGGGTATGTTAGATATCTTCGGTTTTGaagtttttaaaaataattcattagaacaattatttattaacattaCAAATGAAATGTTGCAGAAAAATTTTGTTGATATTGTATTTGAAAGAGAATCTAAATTATATAGAGATGAGGGAATATCAACAGCTGAATTAGTTTACACATCTAACAAAGAAGTAATTAGTGTATTGTCTGAAAGAGGAAAATCagttttatcatatttagaAGATCAATGTTTAGCACCAGGAGGATCAGATGAGAAGTTTGTAAATGCATGTGTTGTAAATTTAAAGaacaatgaaaaatttatacCAGCAAAAGTTGCATCAAACAAAAATTTCATAATTCAACATACTATTGGTCCAATTCAATATTGCTCTGATAACTTTTTGCTTAAAAACAAAGATGTGTTAAGAGGAGAATTAGTTGAAATCATTTTAGGTTCTGAAAATAAGATAGTCAGTGGATTATTTGAAGGTCAAGTAATTGAAAAGGGTAAAATGGCTAAAGGTTCATTAATCGGTTCccaatttttaaatcaatTAACTTCTTTAATGACATTAATTAATAGCACTGAGCCACATTTCATTAGATGTATCAAACCAAATGAAAACAAGAAACCATTAGAATGGTGTGAACCAAAAATATTGATTCAATTACACGCCTTATCTATTTTAGAAGCCCTTGTTTTAAGACAATTAGGATATTCATATAGAAGAACATTCGATGAATTCTTGTAccaatataaatttgtagACATAAGTACTTCTGAAAATTCTGCACTTGATAGTAgagaaaaatgtaataagaTATTAAAGCTTTCGGGTCTTTCTGATGATATGCTTAAAATAGGAAAAACAATGGTATTTTTGAAACAAGATGGTGCAAAAATGTTGTCAAAGATCCAAAGAGAAAAACTTATAGAATGGGAAAATTGTGTAAGTGTAATTGAAGCTGCAATTATGAAATACAAGCATAAACAAAATGTTGAAAATAACATATCTTCTCTTATGAGAGTTCAAGCTCATATAAGAAAGAGAATGGTTGCTTAAGGGGAAAGCGCACACCGAGATATAATTTATGCACAAGATAGCAAACATATGCATGCAtacatattcattttttcgtttgtttgtatttttttgtataatatattttatttttttgtatattactCCGACGttaatttgatttatttgctattttattataatatatttttttcaatgtCATAAGTATagtatagtatatatagatatgaATATAGCAACTTTGTCCTCAATCCGTGttttatatgtgtatacatatatgtatgtatatcaTCAAACGgaaattgttttattaaatatattttaaagatCATTTgccataaaataaataaagtcTTTCCTTTATGTATATAGTATATagatgtataaataaaggGA contains:
- a CDS encoding sporozoite protein essential for cell traversal, putative, giving the protein MKISTTILVLFIILKCVVSFNLNIDPKGHNISLDKHNKKDTNIDQSKNKIVEEFDKISDDFSDDINAIKQTIKDLFLDVEASFEDTSDDVVKLLSKYSFVPEEKLNVIDGILRSFIESKKTHIFNSPNAYINQQKEKIKNVCDFTLKKLNSLIQINELNKSHIILKYGKGEAKRGVLESIRNNDNISKNLKLELLKYENVSNQDIRISELIDFITPIYEDFIKKLKDLINDLQNKLNKIPK
- a CDS encoding myosin A, putative, with protein sequence MAVTNEELKTAHKIVRRVSNIEAFDKSGIVFKGYQIWTNKSPTIDEDPNIMFVKCVVQHGSNQDKLNVVQIDPPGNGTPYEIDIKNAWNCNSQVDPMSFGDIGLLNHTNTPCVLDFLKHRYLKNQIYTTACPLIVAINPYKDLGNTTDEWIRKYRDAADHTRLPPHIFACAREALANLHGVNKSQTIIVSGESGAGKTEATKQIMKYFASSKNGNMDLYIQTAIMAANPVLEAFGNAKTIRNNNSSRFGRFMQLAISHEGGIRNGSVVAFLLEKSRIITQDDNERSYHIFYQFLKGADKDMKAKFGLKDIKDYKLLNPNSPDVDGIDDVKDFQEVVTSLKNMQLTDDQIEVIFSILAGILTLGNVRIVEKTEAGLSDAAGIHNDDMEIFRKACELMFLDPELVKRELLIKVTIAGGNRIEGRWNQKDADVLKLSLCKAMYEKLFLWIIKNLNSRIEPKDGFKSFMGMLDIFGFEVFKNNSLEQLFINITNEMLQKNFVDIVFERESKLYRDEGISTAELVYTSNKEVISVLSERGKSVLSYLEDQCLAPGGSDEKFVNACVVNLKNNEKFIPAKVASNKNFIIQHTIGPIQYCSDNFLLKNKDVLRGELVEIILGSENKIVSGLFEGQVIEKGKMAKGSLIGSQFLNQLTSLMTLINSTEPHFIRCIKPNENKKPLEWCEPKILIQLHALSILEALVLRQLGYSYRRTFDEFLYQYKFVDISTSENSALDSREKCNKILKLSGLSDDMLKIGKTMVFLKQDGAKMLSKIQREKLIEWENCVSVIEAAIMKYKHKQNVENNISSLMRVQAHIRKRMVA